The Mycolicibacterium boenickei genome has a segment encoding these proteins:
- a CDS encoding acyl-CoA dehydrogenase family protein: MRIGYTPEQEELRRELRAYFSKLMTPERVEALSSSEGEMGRGNVYRETVAQMGKDGWLTLSWPKEFGGQERPPMDGLIFTDEAAIAGAPVPFLTINSVAPTIMHFGTEEQKKFFLPKIAAGELHFSIGYSEPGAGTDLAALRTTAVRDGDDYVVNGQKMWTSLIAYADYVWLAVRTNPEAKKHRGISMLIMPTTAEGFSWTPVHTMSGVDTSATYYQDVRIPATNLVGEENAGWKLVTNQLNHERVALVSSQPIYVALDGVREWAQNTKDVHGKRVIDSEWVQLNLARVHAKAEVLKLINWELASADGAPSPADASAAKVYGTELATEAYRLLMEVLGTSATLRPDSKGALLRGRIERFHRSALILTFGGGTNEIQRDIIGMVALGLPRVNR, from the coding sequence ATGCGGATCGGTTACACCCCCGAGCAGGAGGAGCTGCGTCGCGAATTGCGCGCATACTTCTCCAAGTTGATGACACCCGAACGGGTAGAGGCACTCAGCTCGTCCGAGGGCGAGATGGGTCGCGGCAACGTCTATCGCGAAACCGTCGCGCAGATGGGCAAGGACGGCTGGCTGACGCTGAGCTGGCCCAAGGAGTTCGGCGGCCAGGAGCGTCCGCCCATGGACGGCCTGATCTTCACCGACGAGGCGGCGATCGCCGGCGCCCCGGTGCCGTTCCTGACGATCAACAGCGTCGCGCCGACGATCATGCACTTCGGCACCGAGGAGCAGAAGAAGTTCTTCCTGCCCAAGATCGCCGCGGGCGAGCTGCACTTCTCGATCGGCTACTCCGAGCCCGGCGCGGGCACCGACCTGGCCGCGCTGCGGACCACGGCGGTGCGTGACGGCGACGACTACGTGGTCAACGGCCAGAAGATGTGGACGTCCCTGATCGCGTACGCCGACTACGTGTGGCTGGCGGTGCGGACCAACCCCGAGGCCAAGAAGCACCGCGGCATCTCGATGCTGATCATGCCGACCACCGCCGAGGGCTTCTCCTGGACGCCGGTGCACACCATGTCGGGTGTCGACACCAGCGCCACCTACTACCAGGACGTGCGCATCCCGGCCACCAACCTGGTCGGCGAGGAGAACGCCGGCTGGAAGCTCGTGACCAATCAGCTGAACCACGAGCGGGTCGCACTGGTGTCGTCGCAGCCGATCTACGTCGCGCTGGACGGGGTCCGCGAGTGGGCCCAGAACACCAAGGATGTGCACGGCAAGCGGGTCATCGATTCCGAGTGGGTGCAGCTCAACCTGGCTCGGGTGCACGCCAAGGCCGAGGTGCTCAAGCTGATCAACTGGGAGCTCGCCTCCGCCGACGGCGCGCCTTCTCCGGCTGACGCGTCGGCGGCCAAGGTGTACGGCACCGAGCTGGCCACCGAGGCCTACCGCCTGCTGATGGAGGTGCTCGGCACCTCGGCGACGCTGCGCCCGGACAGCAAGGGCGCGCTGCTGCGCGGCCGCATCGAGCGGTTCCACCGGTCGGCGCTGATCCTGACCTTCGGCGGCGGCACCAACGAGATTCAGCGTGACATCATCGGCATGGTCGCGCTCGGCCTGCCCCGAGTGAACCGGTAA
- a CDS encoding ferredoxin translates to MRVEVDRDRCEGNAVCVGIAPDLFDLDDDDYAVVKSDPVPADQEDLAEQSIAECPRAALIRKD, encoded by the coding sequence ATGCGAGTAGAAGTTGACCGTGATCGCTGCGAAGGTAATGCGGTCTGCGTGGGTATTGCCCCCGATTTGTTCGATCTTGACGACGACGACTATGCCGTGGTCAAGTCCGATCCGGTGCCTGCCGACCAGGAAGATCTGGCCGAGCAGTCCATCGCCGAATGCCCCCGGGCAGCCCTGATCCGAAAAGACTAG
- a CDS encoding 3-oxoacyl-ACP reductase, translating to MTTDAAQIDLSGKVAVVTGAAAGLGRAEAIGLAKAGATVVVNDMAGALDASDVLDEIAAAGSKGVAVAGDISARTTADELVATADGLGGLDIVVNNAGITRDRILFNMSDEEWDAVIAVHLRGHFLLTRNAAVYWRNKAKAGDGTVYGRIINTSSEAGLSGPVGQPNYGAAKAGITALTVSAARALERFGVRANAIAPRARTAMTAGVFGDAPETADGQVDPLSTEHVVTLVRFLASPASEAVNAQLFIVYGPTVTLVAPPTAEKHFTADSDAWNPADLSGTLHDYFADRDSGRGFSATELMDSRD from the coding sequence ATGACGACCGACGCCGCTCAGATCGATCTGTCCGGAAAGGTGGCCGTGGTCACCGGTGCCGCCGCCGGCCTGGGCCGCGCCGAGGCCATCGGACTGGCCAAGGCCGGTGCCACCGTGGTGGTCAACGACATGGCAGGCGCGCTGGATGCCTCTGACGTCCTCGACGAGATCGCGGCCGCAGGCTCCAAGGGTGTCGCCGTGGCGGGGGACATCAGCGCGCGCACCACCGCCGATGAACTGGTCGCCACAGCCGACGGTCTGGGCGGTCTGGACATCGTCGTCAACAACGCGGGCATCACCCGTGACCGGATCCTCTTCAACATGAGCGACGAGGAGTGGGACGCGGTCATCGCGGTGCACCTGCGCGGCCACTTCCTGCTGACCCGCAACGCCGCCGTCTACTGGCGCAACAAGGCCAAGGCGGGCGACGGCACGGTCTACGGCCGGATCATCAACACGTCGTCGGAGGCCGGACTGTCGGGCCCTGTCGGTCAGCCCAACTACGGCGCCGCCAAGGCCGGCATCACCGCCCTGACGGTGTCGGCGGCCCGCGCCCTGGAGCGCTTCGGCGTCCGGGCCAACGCGATCGCGCCGCGGGCCCGCACGGCGATGACCGCCGGCGTGTTCGGTGACGCGCCTGAGACGGCCGACGGACAGGTCGACCCGCTGTCGACCGAACACGTCGTCACTCTGGTCCGATTCCTGGCCTCGCCGGCGTCCGAAGCCGTCAACGCTCAGCTGTTCATCGTCTATGGTCCAACTGTCACGTTGGTCGCGCCGCCGACGGCGGAGAAGCACTTCACTGCGGACTCCGACGCCTGGAACCCGGCAGACCTGAGCGGGACGCTGCACGATTACTTTGCTGATCGTGACTCGGGACGTGGATTCTCAGCGACGGAGCTGATGGATTCACGAGACTGA